GCCAGACCTTTCTTCTCCACGAAGCAGACCACGCGTCGAGCAGGTTCTGTGCACTGCGAGTGACACCCTTCTCCGTTTCTTCCTCTGTTTGGCTCAGCCGTCTTCGCAGAAGACGTGGGCGACATGCAGTAGTGCTACGCGTCCAAAACCGGTGCTACACGTGTCCTCCTCCTTACGAACCGACCTTCGAAATCCTCCGTCTGGCTTCCTTATATTGACCCAGACGATCTCCCTTCTCCCCTTTTCTCCGTTCTGCGTCTACAGAAGAGCTTTCTTAGACAGGCCCTCACTCTCTGTCAAATCTGAGAAGGTTTCCTCGAGTAGTTCGCCGGGAACGCGGGCGACGTCCAAGCGTTCGCGGCCGCGCCCgtcgcggctccggcggcctctttcttcttcccctgtGAGTTTCAGTCCGCAATACCTTGTCCATAGAGTTCGAATCGTGGTCCCGAGTTCAGGCCTCTGTTCCCCGTTCTATTTGGCGCAGATTCGTGAAGCCGAGGTCGTCATCTTCCCCAACCCCGACAAGAACTCCGGCGAGCCTCCATTCCACCGATTCCGGACACCATTGCTCCAGCTGACCAATGCAAGAGTTTCAGGGTGAGCTTCTGAGGCATAGACTCTccttttccctctctctctcccgcgcTGTAGATTCCCCACCGCGTCGGCCTGTCCCGGCTGTCGCCGGCGAGCAGCGCGACACCTGCTGTGGCACCCATGGTGTCCACTCCGTGCACCAATGGTCTCGACGCACTGCTGCGGTGCTAACCCCCCCTAGTTCCCAGGGCTCCGGCTCCCGGAACCGCCGTTCCGGCGAGACCTCGCTGTAGTCCAGCCGCACGGGCTCTCGTTCAGCCATCCACTGCACTGCACAGAGTGTTCAGTTTAATCAGAGAATTCCATAAATTAGTTTAGAACTGCTAAAACTTGCAAAAATCGTAGGGAAGTCATCGTAACTCCAAATTGAATGAAATTTTTATGGAAATGTAGGTTTTTGAGTGTGTGATTTTATGAAATTATTCTCATTAGCATATCTGTCCAGTAAATGATCGAATTATTGCCATGGCTAAATGCGACTAAAATTTGACATGCAACACTTAAAAATTCACATCTTGCATTCTAGGACTCCAAATGAATTGATTCCAGTTGACTTAGTTTTGTATTTCAATGCCTCACATTCCAGAATGCATTTCATATCATGGCATCATGTTTGAGTTCCTGGTTATTGATTTTTCTCTTTCATTGTTGTTTTCAGGTTTTTCTTGCCTCTTATCGGTAGAATCCGGCAACGAGGGTTATTCGGAAGGTGATAAGCAGCAGTACCAGGAGCTTGAACAGCAAGGCAAGCATCAGCTTGTTGAATCTTTGATCCCTCATTTAATTATGTTATTCTTACTTGCTTTCGATTATTGCTATCGTTATGTCCATCATGTCGATATCTCATAATTTCATTCTCGCAAATGATATGTTGGGATTACTAGCATGTGTAGGAGTTGCTTGCTGTTCATGACCAGAAGGTTATGACATTAATTTTGACTAATGAACTATGGAACCTAATAAGTGAGATGTGAGAGCCGATACCAACAGATGGTCGCAGGGTGAGGCTATATCCCCGTCGATACCGGTGTCGTTGGATCTTTCCCTTCACCCCACGGGGAGTGTTACGAAGGCATGGGAGACATGGTCGGGCCCGATCCTCTGAGCTTCCCACCCAACGTAACATTTCCGTTCGAATTGGGTGGTTAGCCCAATCCTGACAAGTGATAACATGAACCTTCAGGTGTGGTGACCTAAGGTTGAATGGAAATATCAAGTGGGAAGCTTGATTTAAAGTGGTTTCATGTGATTGTTTTCACTAGTGTGACATCTTGGTATATGTTACCATGTTGATGACATGATCTTTGTTAATTGAGATACACATgagtaagtcttgcgagtacgaAAGTACTCATTGGGAATTCCATTCCTCATATTGATGCAGGTGAGCCTAGCATAGGCGAGTTCTTCGATGTTAAGCGTGACGTCTAGTTTGCTGGGTTCCTTTGGTCAGCTTGCCCTGCGAGTTATGTGGCTTTTGTGATATGGCGGTGGTAACCATCTCAAGGGTTTTACTTATGTTTCCGCTGCTGTTGGTGTTGGCTTTTAGGCCACTGGATGTATCTACTATCTAGCTTCTCTTGTATGAGATGTGAACTATGTATTTGTAACTCCCTTTTGTAGTGTTCGTGTTGTGATACCATATTTGTTTAAGCACGTCATGCACAATGTGTGTATGATCCTGGAGTGCATGACGTGTGTTTGAGTATTTGGATTTCTCTTGTATGTGCAAGAAAGGGTGTTGAGCAAAGTCGGAACTGCTAGTTATCGCCTCCACTTGTGGTATTCTTATACCGGGTGTATGGTCGGGTCCCAGGGCAGTGGCTTGTTCAAAGACTCATCTTGTACCTACAATAGAAGGTCATTCCCTCGAACAAAAGGACATGGGACTTATTTCAACTCTTGGGAGATTGCAACCCCTTACTTTGGTCTACTTCAACTGTGAGTCGTAGTTGCGTATGTAGAGTTGGGTAAGTGAAAGTCACGAACCGTTACGGGTTTGGCTTGGGCTTAACGACCGTTGTGAGCACATACAAGCGGCGTATCGTATGGTTAACGGTGTAGGTCACCGAACTCGGTTCATTGCATCTCCTTACTTGTTGGTTCAAGTTCCAGGTTGTTGGTTTAAGTTCCAGGCCCTGACAGAGGACTGGCCGGATGGGGTTGGAAGGGATTAGTTGTTGGTTTAAGTTCCAGGCCCTGACAGAGAAGGACTGGCCGGATGAGGTTGGAAGGGAACTGGCTGGCTGGAGATGGAGGAGATCTGACCGGAGATAGTGAGGCGGCGTTGTGGCCGGTGATGGGGATGGAGGTGCGCGGTGGGATAGAAAAAGATCAATAAAAAGGTTCAACCCACATAATGGCATTCCCGGGTCAATAAACGAAACTCCGCGTTTAGTCGTTTGGCGGAGCATCGATTTTCCTTCTCCGCATTTTTGTACTAGGCGTCCATCCGCTCCGCGGAATTAAACCGTTCGGCGCAGCTCCGCCCGATCCGCACGCGGAGTTCGGAGCCGAAGGCCTGCCGAACAGGCTCTTAATATATGCATTGCTCTATCTTTACCttgaaacaaaaatatgtcctgcttttattattattcaGTGACCTGGCCTGATTTATTCGCGTAGGTGGATGAGCTCACACATAAGTCTGAATCACTTGAAGCTGAACTTGACAAAACAAACAATCAGTTAAAAGAGGCCAGAACTACTGCTGATGTGGAGAATTTGAAGTGCAAAGCAGCAAAAGAAGTTATCAGCTCCCTTACTACTCAGGTAGGTTTCTATTTCTTACACTGGCAATTCTCAAAATAATAGGGATCAATTTGCCGACCTTTATATGGGAACTATTGTAGCTGGGAATATGAAAGGTAGAGTGCAAACATGTTAGTTGTATAGTAATAGGACAGGACAAACTTTAAAGCTCCTTATCCCATTGGGCCAATTGCACCATTCTCTTGATAGATCATACATTTGATCTGAAACGCATTATCACTTGAAGTCTTTTATCAGCTTGTACAAATTTGCATCAGGTTTTATGCCTGCAACATGAAATGCTGACCTACTGAATATAAAATTGGGAGCCAGAAAAGATAAACCTCATCATGGATACagttttgttttcatgttTATGAATGGCAAGTCCTAGCTCGTGTAATATGACGAGAAGTGGAAACAGAGGGTATGACTAAGCTTTGCCCTACGAATCGATGCAGATAATATTAACTTCAGCAAATTTTATGTCACTATTGCAAGTTACGCAATGATATCATGGTTACTTTGACTTAAAATTATTTTCTGTTGTCAGATGAAAAGTATAACCGAAAGAGCACCTGAAGGCTGGACTGTCGATGACAACTGGACTGGTCAAGTAGTATCAAAGTTGTTAGGAAATCAGTTCCACGAGAATAATTTGAACGATGTGTCAAGGTCGCCTGATTCCAGTGTCCACGTGGCCCAACAGTTACCTTGCAAAGGAAATAGCATTGGTAGCAAACACATATTGGGTCGAACAGGTAGAACATGGGGTATACATTACGCTATTCCGCTCACCGGCAGGTCATAAATACCTCTGGCGTGTCCGTTTTAGGTATTGATATGTTCTGGCATCATCCGATTCTCCAAAAACTCTGTACTCAGTTCTCGGTTGGCACTTCCGAGCCTCTTCCATTTCTTCTGCATTTTCCCTTTCATGGATTTTCGTATTGACCACTTCTTTTGCTTGCCTGAAGCAAGAGGCAGTTCACTGAACAACAAGCAGAGCGATGGTGGGCTGAACACCGACCAACTCTACAACGGCAGTATGGTATCCTGACTGGAGACAGCGTCATCCCGTCAAGAACATCCCGAGAGAAGGGATAGGTTTTATCATCGACTATCTGTTGTGCAGAACGTTAACTTTCCTGGTGGATTCTCTGGACGACCAGTACTGTTGTGTCCTGGGAACAGATGCAGTAGAGCAACGCGAGGTGTGTTCTGCATAAAGTTAGAGCTCGCTGAATCTCTTGAACTTGCCCACCCCAAAGCTCCTGCTTGATGAAACCACGCACTGTTAGCCATGGCTTGTTCTCCCTGTACAACAGAAACAGTTTCTAGTAACATTTAGCTTTCTTCTCAATTTAGTGACACTCGGCGTATGTAGGATATTTTAACTGAAATACtcctccctccgttcctaaatacttgtcgtgattttagtgcaaattttgcactaaaatcacgacaactGCTCCTGTATCCGTAGAGCTAACTGCACACTTGAATACTTGATCCTTCCTGTAATCTTTTTCTGAAGGAAGTCATGTGAAAATTATGTTTCCTGGCCTTTAAAATGAAATGCTTGGATTTCAAGTTATCTGAGAAAGTCAACATTAATTGTTAGGACATCCACAATGGTAAAATCAGTATTGACTTAAATTTTATTTATAGTCAAGGCAAAATGACATACGTGGTAGGTTGTTTTTAAGCTGGCTATACGATTTAGGTCTCACTTATGATTCAATACAACACCCTCCtctaaagaaaaacacaaggacGGCACAGATTAATCCGTACCCCTTCATAAAAAAGGGCACGATGGACATTAAACAATATTTTATTCTATCATTTTCGTATGGCTCCGAACAACACTCggtgttttcaatttttccgGAGATTGCAACGTTGGATCAGCATGAAATTTCACGAGATAatagtagacacaattccaCACAATCTCACCAAAGAGATCGATGAAATATTTCTTGAGCCAGCGGGAAACAGGCGAACAAGTCGGATGTTCGTGCTGTCCCGCACGGCCACGAGAATTCGAAACAGCACTCGGTGTTTCGAAGCTTTCTggagattccaccgttggatcgcgatgaaatttcacattgtagTAGGAGACAAAATTCCGCATAATCCCACCAAAGGGATCGGCGGAACACTTCTCGAGAAATCAGAAAACATGTGAACAAGTCGGATGTTTGTGCTGTCCCGCACAGTcgcgagaaatccaaacaatgCTAGGTATTTTGAAGTTTTCCGGtgattccaccgttggatcgcaatgaaatttcacattaTGGTGGTACacaaaattccgcacaatctcaccgaagggatcgTTGAAAAATTATTTGAATCAGCGGGGAACATGTGAACATCGTGTTATCACTCAGGGCCGcaagaaatccaaacaacactCGGTATTTTGGTATTAGCCGGAGatttcaccgttggatcgcgatgaaatttcacagCATTGTAGAAGACACAATTCCGAACATTCTCACCGGAGGAATCATCGAAAAAGTTCTTGATGCAGTTGATACCTCgcgagagagaaaggagacAGGACGAAGGAAAGaataggaagaaaaaagaaaagactaTCCTACCCTTCTGAGTTTGGGGAAGGGGGTTGTATTGAATTAGACCCGTTTAGCTCTAAATTGGATGATGTTCAACGAGATCAACTCAGGCTCGCTTTTAACGAAGAGTCggtttcttttctcttttgttttgtagTAATTTTTTAATAAGAATCAGTTTTGCACAGGTAGTGGAGAATTTTCAGCCTAACACGCATGACTCGATGAATAACTACGATAAACTTGGCTGTTGTTTGactttctcttcttccccattcAGTCATTAACCtcgcacgtacgtacggcaGCAATAACTAGCTTTTTTGACAACGCTTGCAGGTGCTGTGCGGCCAAGGGCAGCAAGTACAAGCCTTTGATGTGTTTGAAACTTTGAACTAACTTAGCACAAACTGCACCACAGCAATGTCCTTCAGGAATTGCGTGCATATAGGCAGAGTGAAGGAATCAAAATCCCCTCGCTAGCAGTTGCACAATACTTTTTGCAGCAATTTATCGAAAATACTTGTGCTCCGCCCAACCTTTTATTTCCTGGTGGCATTCATGCATGGACGGTTTATGCCTCGCTCCACCACTTACACACGTATTGACGTATATTTACAAAATCTATATTTACGAAGTCTTGAGAGTCTAGGATGTAACTTGTGCACAACTGTGCTATGCTagatttttttggaaaggatAAAGCTTGATTTTTGCAAGTACGGCAGCAAATCGATCTACATATCTATTTCTATCCTTCGAAATCGAGCCTAGCTAgccaggccggccggccggtgggaacggagcatgcatgcacgctgTACGATGAGTAGTAAATCGACAAGGAAACCAATGAAAAGGTCCAAGCTAGCCAGAAGCACACCTCTGTAACACTCTTGCTGCAGGAAGAGCCAAAGCTAACCGCCCAGCTAAATTTGCTAGTACAAGAGGACCGCCGGGCGGCCGGCACATCTGTGCACGCTACAGCAGCTGACGCTAACATCCGTGCGGGACTTACGTACAGAGAGCCAGAAACGAGCGGCAACGCACGGTAGAGTCCACCAACAACCAACCGACGacgaaaagaaaggaaaaaaggcaGTCGTTGCGAGCCCTTTCCTTGCCCCGATCCGTTCCTTTCTTTCGCCCGAACGGCGACACGACAGCCCCAGGTGACCACACAGTACAGTACACACATGCAGCATGCTTCGCGCGCACAGCCAAACCCCCCTGTCCCGGCGCCATCGTCGCCGGCCCTAGCTGCCTGCGCGCCCACGGCCCCCCGTATACGTACGTTAATTTGCTATAGAATGGCGCtggcccatgcatgcacggcaGCGAACGGCATGGCGTCCCATTGCAGGGaatgcattgcatgcatgcgaatGCGGTCGAGAGCGCGAGAGCGAGTCTTCGTACGTGGCCAACTGGTGCACGTACTGCTCTGCTCTGGCCGGCCCGGTCAATTCCGCTTCCCAGATCGGTGTAAGCAATTAACCGTCTCACACTGATCTCATCGTCGTCCTCCGTACGTGTCGATGGAAACAGGTGCAGACACCGAAGCTTCCACGAAACAGAGGCCCGGCCGGCGTATAGTACGCACGTACGTAAACGTCAGTTGGCGAAAGAGATGCTCCCGTTTGCATTTAATCGTACTGTGTATACGTGTCCTGGGGTTACATAATCAGCTGTAAGCACATGCATACTTAATAGCATGAGTACCATGTTAAATAACACCTCAGATTGGATTAATCAAGCTGAAGCGGCCAGTACATCTATTCATGAGGGACAGACATACAAGGAGTACTGTAGTATATTAGCAGCAGTACTACCACCGTACTGGATATGGGTAGCTAGCGGTCGGTCGGTTGTCTGTAGGGGAAACAACTCGATCCAAACCGCAGATAAGTAAGTTTACAGAAACTGAACAAGCTAGATATATATGGAGATCACTGGGGAGATCGAAACCacatgcgcgcgcgcgcgagcTTAGGGGATGATTATCAAGGTGATCGAGCTAATTAACTGCAGCTAAAAACTTAATTAGGCGGCCTATAGCTAATGCAGGGTGCCCTGCTACCAAATTAGGTAAATGGAAACCAAGCTTAGCAGTACGTCGTCCTTAGgtatcgatcgatcggcatGTATATGcagagatcgatcgatggacACAGATATATCATGTGTATatgtatacatatatatttatataggTGAGGagctagcttaattaattaggaCATCACATCGATCTATCAGGAGGCCGGGCGTGGtcgaccatgcatgcatgagagaATTAAGCTAGCGGAGAAGGCTGCGGATGATCTCGGCGCCGGGGCTGTTGTGGTCCATGGTGGCCATGAGGTCGGAGAGCCGGTCGCTCAGGTCGTCCACTTCCCGGTGCAGGCTCTTGATGTAGCTGCACGTCTCCTTGAGCAGCTTCGTCGTCGACGCCTGCACATATACATGCATTCAGATCAATTTGTTAACTATAGCACATTACGCTTCGCTGCTCAGTGGCCAGTGATCTCTCTCGTACCTggctgctgccgcggcggcgcgcgctggCCGGGAGCAAAGACTGGAGCTTGGAGATGAGCTCgttgatctcctcctccgacacGGAGTTACCGCGGGACGACGACCTCCTGCCCGACATCGTCGTACTACGTCTCTGAATAATGCAGCCCGCGCCTAGCCCGGCAGAAAGAGGACTGAACTGAGCTTGAAGACGATCGACGAGAAGCTAGGCGCGTGTGATCCCAAAAGTAGATCGAGTGGCCGGTTAGctgaagtttgtttttgcCTGGGTGTGTGatgggaagaagaaagggatcAAGAGGGGGGTTTTATAGGCCCGGGTCGACGGAGAGCCGGTTGTCTGAAGGGAGCTAGCCTCGGGGCCGGAGAGCAAAGACACGAGACCATGATGATGTAGGCAAGACAGGGGTTAGATTAAGAAAAAGTTAGCGATCGATTGAGCTGCCGCATGCTTACACACACATCAACAAAGGCCGGGAGAAGGGTCAGGACCCACATGTCCTTCTCTGTGGCTCCTCCTTACCGTGGATACCAATGGGGGCCACGACCTAGTTATGAGCTACGGTCACACACCAACCTCCCCTCCACTTGCCACGTGCCCAGCCCTGTCGATTCGTATTACTATCAGTCCCCCGGTAACGTAGCGAGATGGCCAGGAGACACTGTTCACGTCAGTACGTATGTTCTCCGTCGCAGAAAATGCTCCGCACCAACTCACAATCAATTCGGTTCGCAGAGAAGATATATGTTTCGGAAATCCGGATCATTTGCCAGATCGAGTCTGCGGAGCTCAGCCCATCCCGTCCTTTCATGTATACAATCCAACGGCTGCGATCCATCCGAACTCCAAGTAGAGTAGtaactccgtttcataatttttgtcgaaatcttacatatatctagacattttttagtaacagatacatctattttttagcaaatttgagataaaaattatgaaacggagtgcTACTTAGGTAGCTCGATCCTAGTTAATTAATCCGCGGAAAACAAATAGCAGTAGTACAACTACTCCGCATGCCGGAGTAATCTTTAATCAGCACTGCGGCATGCACGTCCGCATCGCGGAACGACCCACGAGATGCCCCTGTCCCCCGATGCCGGGTACTGGAGCAACAATGTACTCGCAGCGACCTAGCGGCCGGTCGGGATCCTGCATATATGAAGAGATCCATCCATATCGATCCCCTTAGCTACCTTGTCTTATCTGGTAGGAGTACCGCGAGTAATAAGCATGTGCTTAACAGTGGAGGCCAGGCTTAATTACGCGGTTTAATCGTGCCACGTACTGTGTATAGCGGATCCAAGGAGCGGCGCCAGCCGGACGTCGACGCTCCATGATAGATGGAGTATCTATTAATTCCCTGTCGCTGGCGAACCAATAATCCCCCCGGCCGCGTTTAATTTGGCCGCATTTACCAGCCACAGTGCTGAACGAGAGATCGAGCCCCCCCCCAGACAGGGCGTCGCGCGCCAGGTGTCCTGACGCGTATGACCGGGGTATGTATTAGCACTATCTTTCGGTATCGCCTGGTCGGGCCCGGACACGGACGTAATGTACGCGTACGTCCACGTGACTGCGCGTGGGCTCTCGTTCGTACCATGACCCCTCCAAAAGCGATCTTATTTCACGTCTGGCCACAGGCACAGGCACAGCATGGCATGTCCGGTCGTGAAAGTGGCCATCATTAGGATtaatcttgagtttgagtATAATTAGGTTTCGTTGTTTTCTAGTTCTATCGTTAGGGTTTGTTGCCGTGTATACGAGTCCGTGTGGGTCATGAGGCCTAATTCTACTCGGTATAGTCTTGTGGTCAGGTGAgaatgtgtatatatacacatcaaCGGCTGCAGCTTGAATAAAAGCTTGTAACGTGAGtttgcagaaaaaaataaaagagaaaaatagagGGCACGATACGAGCCCTTGTTCAAATAATCTTGTGATCGTCGTGtgcgtgtgcgtcttcatgtgattgatctttgggcaaacctaACATTTGGTATTAGAGCGAGGTTAAAGATTTGAAGACGCGCTTGCCCAGGGGAGGCGATGTGCTAGCGCCTCGGGGCGGGCAATCAGCAGCGGAACGGTGTCCGCAGATAATTGCGCGCGGACTGTGGCTGTGCGTGGAGCGGCGTTCAGCGGATTGGATTAGGCAATCGGTGGCTGTGCAGTGAAGCAATGTTCAGCAGATCAAATAGGACTATCGTCGCAGTGGACCGATCTCCTAGTAACGGGAGATCATCCTGATCGTCGGAAAGTACTCGACATCGGGTCAAGCTGCGTATGTACGTCCAGGTCAGCGTCCGTGAgtcgtggttgtgtccaagtgctcgtTTGTGAGGGACTCTGTTGCAGCGGAAGTGCGTCACGGTTGGAGAGCTGTCCAGTGAGGTGTATCACTGAGGGCGAAGACGTGTGTGCAGACAAGGTGGCAGGTGGTCATCTGTGTGTCTCGGCGAGGAAATGAAGCTCAAAAGTATTGTGAGCCGGTAACCAGTGGTGAGTCTCTTCAGTGAGGCCATGTTCCCTGCATGAGACTATGTTATTAGTCGCATGTGGATGTTTTATGCTAAGAGTGGACGGTGTTGCCACAGGGTGTACGGTGTAATGCACAAGGTTAGAGTGGCTGGGAGTCAAGATCATATGTTGAGCTGAGTCGAGAAGTCGTGAAGCTGCG
This is a stretch of genomic DNA from Brachypodium distachyon strain Bd21 chromosome 1, Brachypodium_distachyon_v3.0, whole genome shotgun sequence. It encodes these proteins:
- the LOC100835617 gene encoding transcription factor ILI4; the protein is MSGRRSSSRGNSVSEEEINELISKLQSLLPASARRRGSSQASTTKLLKETCSYIKSLHREVDDLSDRLSDLMATMDHNSPGAEIIRSLLR